Proteins from a single region of Parambassis ranga chromosome 16, fParRan2.1, whole genome shotgun sequence:
- the LOC114448982 gene encoding sialic acid-binding Ig-like lectin 14 isoform X1, with the protein MEKERKMMMLCLLLAAVCSPVFSDEWRASVVSQIDALVSSCVVVPCTFTHSGGTLPGSRLRGLWHKQTKEELIYYEDQTKILDNFKDRTKMLGQLGQGNCTLEMTQVRNHDNGPFCFRVEIVIDETNKPTKEMFSFVEQCVTLNMLLDAPKPTLTHSKTAYEGKPYTITCSVTHTCPSHPPQIKWSLKTTEDITVIHKNQQSGNWEVQSILTFVPKEKDDHTEITCTAEFNGQKTSSDTVTLYVKRAESYNHIIIPAAVGIGTALVFGVFCIFMAKKYKNRIIELQNRDGSMLNRLRSLSRRGRR; encoded by the exons atggagaaggagagaaagatgatgatgctctgtctgcttctggcaG ctgtgtgcagtCCTGTGTTCAGTGATGAGTGGAGGGCCAGTGTTGTATCACAGATTGATGCTCTGGTTTCCTCCTGTGTTGTGGTTCCCTGTACATTCACCCATTCTGGAGGAACCCTGCCAGGCTCCAGACTCAGAGGGCTCTGGCATAAGCAAACTAAAGAGGAACTCATCTATTATGAAGATCAGACAAAGATCTTGGACAACTTCAAGGATCGAACAAAGATGTTGGGACAACTGGGCCAGGGCAACTGCACCTTAGAAATGACTCAAGTTAGAAATCATGACAATGGTCCTTTCTGTTTCCGGGTTGAAATAGTGATCGACGAGACAAATAAACCCACCAAGGAAATGTTCTCCTTTGTTGAGCAGTGTGTCACACTGAACATGTTGT tgGATGCTCCAAAGCCGACACTGACTCACTCTAAGACAGCCTATGAAGGGAAACCCTACACCATCACCTGTTCAGTCACCCATACCTGTCCATCCCATCCACCTCAAATCAAATGGAGTCTGAAGACAACAGAGGACATCACTGTTATTCATAAAAACCAACAGTCTGGCAACTGGGAGGTACAGTCCATCCTGACGTTTGTACCTAAAGAGAAAGACGACCACACTGAGATCACCTGCACAGCTGAGTTTAATGGACAGAAGACATCCTCTGACACTGTAACACTCTATGTAAAAC GTGCTGAAAGCTACAATCACATCATCATTCCTGCTGCGGTGGGGATTGGTACTGCTCTGGTCTTTGGAGTCTTTTGCATTTTCATGGCAAAGAAGTACAA GAACCGTATTATTGAGCTCCAAAATCGGGATGGCAG CATGTTGAACCGGCTTCGGAGTCTATCTCGCAG GGGCAGAAGGTGA
- the LOC114448982 gene encoding sialic acid-binding Ig-like lectin 14 isoform X2, translating into MEKERKMMMLCLLLAAVCSPVFSDEWRATVVSQINALVSSCVVVPCTFTHSGGTLPGSRLRGLWYKQSREELIYYEDQTRILDNFKDRTKILGQLGQGNCTLEITQVRNHDNGPFCFRVEIAIDEKNKPTKEMFSFVEQCVTLNMLLDAPKPTLTHPKTAYEGKPYTITCSVIHTCPSHPPQIKWSLKAAEDITVIHKNQQSGNWEVQSNLTLVPKVKDDHTEITCTAEFNGQKTSSDTVTLYVKSAESYNHIIIPAAVGIGTALVFGVGCIFVAKKYKRRIAELQNQHRR; encoded by the exons atggagaaggagagaaagatgatgatgctctgtctgcttctggcaG ctgtgtgcagtCCTGTGTTCAGTGATGAGTGGAGGGCCACGGTTGTATCACAGATTAATGCTCTGGTTTCCTCCTGTGTTGTGGTTCCCTGTACATTCACCCATTCTGGAGGAACCCTGCCAGGCTCCAGACTCAGAGGGCTCTGGTATAAGCAAAGTAGAGAGGAACTCATCTATTATGAAGATCAGACAAGGATCTTGGACAACTTCAAGGATCGAACAAAGATATTGGGACAACTGGGCCAGGGCAACTGCACCTTAGAAATAACTCAAGTTAGAAATCATGACAATGGTCCTTTCTGTTTCCGGGTTGAAATAGCGATCGACGAGAAAAATAAACCCACCAAGGAAATGTTCTCCTTTGTTGAGCAGTGTGTCACACTGAACATGTTGT tggaTGCTCCAAAGCCGACACTGACTCACCCTAAGACAGCCTATGAAGGGAAACCCTACACCATCACCTGCTCAGTCATCCATACTTGTCCATCCCATCCACCTCAAATCAAATGGAGTCTGAAGGCAGCAGAGGACATCACTGTGATTCATAAAAACCAACAGTCTGGCAACTGGGAGGTACAGTCCAACCTGACGCTTGTACCTAAAGTGAAAGACGACCACACTGAGATCACCTGCACAGCTGAGTTTAATGGACAGAAGACATCCTCTGACACTGTAACACTCTATGTAAAAT CTGCTGAAAGCTACAATCACATCATCATTCCTGCTGCAGTGGGGATTGGTACTGCTCTGGTCTTTGGGGTTGGCTGCATTTTCGTGGCAAAGAAGTACAA GAGGCGCATTGCAGAGCTGCAAAACCAGCATCGCAGGTAA